Within Spirochaetota bacterium, the genomic segment TTTCAGGAAGGTGAACATGAACCCGATGGTGCGAAGCCCGGGACGGAAGCTGTCCTCATGCGAATCGCCCGGCTTGAGCACGAGCACGTCATCGGCCGAGAGCGAGAGCAGCGCACCGTTGACGCGCGCACGGTAGTCGCCGCGCTCCACGTAGATGATCTCGTAGGTATCGTGACGATGCGCCGGCAGAACGAATTTCCGGCGGACATCGGTCACGGCGAAGTTGATGAACACGGGGCGGACCGGGGACGCCGTGCGCTCGAGATGGAACCAATGGATGGGGCCTTCTTTCCCCGAGCGGCGCTTTGCGGGTGTACTATCGGTCATGGAACGCTCCGGATCTCATCATTCCTCCCCGCGTATCTCCGACGGCGTGCGGCCGGAAAAGCTGCGCATACATTTTGCGAAGTAGCTGAGATCATGCATGCCGACAAGCCGCGCCACCTCGCGGATGGCGCGTGTTTCCTGCGGACGAGTTCGATCACTGCGGTGAGCATTTTCGTATCCTATATGTCCGTTTTTTTTCGTCAATGTCCGGTTTTTTGCATTTGCAACTGTCACCCCGGTGCGCTATACTTATGATCATCACCCCTGAGCGGAGCGTCCTATGAACATTCGATCGTCGATCGTGGTATCCCTCATCGTTGTCATACTCTGCGCCGACGCGGCGGAACTCCGTCTTGCTGATGCGGCACAGTCCCGGCAGCTCCCCCCGGGTGCGCCGAAGGCAAGCGATGTCGTCATGCGTTCGCTCGCTCCGCGTCCCGCAAGCAAGAGCGATCCGCACGATACGCTCGCTGCGGTCGCTGGTTTCCATGTAACGCGCCTTGAGTGGACATACACCGATAAAAAGGAATTCATCGATAAAGTGCATGCGCTCGGCGTCTGGTTCGGCGGAGCGGTATCGGCAGGCAATTACAAAGGCAGTGTTTCGAGCGAACAGTGGAATGTCGTGAACATCGACGGCACGCCCGTGTATGCGACCTGGATGCGCGCATGGAAAAAGCCCAATCCCTGGGGCTGCGCGAATAACCCTGAATTCAGGGACGGCCACGTGCGTTTCGTCATCGACAGCATACGCGCCGGTGCCGACGGCATGCAGCGCGATGAACCCGCTCAGGGGAAACATGCGCTTCGCTGGGGAGGGTGCTTCTGTGATCATTGCATGAAAGGCTTTCAGCGTTATCTGAAGGATAATACCGATGCCGCCGTGCTCTCGAAATTCGGTATAACCGACACGACAGGCTTTGATTACCGCGCTTATCTTAAAGGAAAGAACTATCCGTCGGGCGATGATTTCATGAAGGGAACGCCGGATGAGCTCAGAGCCGAATTCGAACGCTTCCAGGTACGCTCGACCGTGGAGTTCAATAAATGGTGGCGCACCGAG encodes:
- a CDS encoding AraC family ligand binding domain-containing protein, giving the protein MTDSTPAKRRSGKEGPIHWFHLERTASPVRPVFINFAVTDVRRKFVLPAHRHDTYEIIYVERGDYRARVNGALLSLSADDVLVLKPGDSHEDSFRPGLRTIGFMFTFLKESAAMGTPLDIFIPGIRPCDQHFRAKRDIFMPVMETLKRETASDDPIAPYLADHSGYVFF